The Staphylococcus carnosus genome has a segment encoding these proteins:
- a CDS encoding 3-keto-5-aminohexanoate cleavage protein — translation MKKVMLTAAITGAGDTTEKNKSVPVTPEEMADSAIKCARAGATVVHLHARDPETGGISHDTEMFREAVRLIREAEEDIVINITSGGGGDFIPNQADPYTAGEGSDMQTPAERHEPIGALLPEMCTLDCGSTNFGDMVYISPADWLREQAKLVQEAGVKPELECFDSGHIRFARQLIEEGLIDGEPMFQFCLGIPWGADNDPETIEYFKTRLPENAHWSGFGIGIMQLPTVEEVAKRGGNVRVGLEDNIYLSKGVKATNEQLVEKAVEILKDLDIEPMTPVEAREKYNLRDPKGGQN, via the coding sequence ATGAAAAAAGTAATGTTAACTGCAGCAATTACAGGTGCAGGCGATACAACTGAAAAAAATAAGAGCGTGCCTGTCACACCTGAAGAAATGGCAGATTCAGCTATAAAATGTGCACGTGCAGGCGCTACTGTTGTGCACTTACATGCACGTGATCCTGAAACTGGCGGTATCAGTCACGATACAGAAATGTTCCGTGAAGCAGTACGCTTAATTCGTGAAGCAGAAGAAGATATTGTTATTAATATTACATCTGGGGGCGGCGGTGATTTTATCCCGAACCAAGCAGACCCTTATACAGCAGGTGAAGGTTCTGATATGCAGACACCTGCAGAACGTCACGAACCAATCGGTGCATTACTTCCTGAAATGTGCACTTTAGATTGTGGCAGTACAAACTTTGGAGATATGGTATATATCAGTCCAGCAGACTGGTTGCGTGAACAAGCGAAACTAGTTCAAGAAGCAGGCGTCAAACCAGAATTAGAATGCTTCGACAGCGGTCATATCCGCTTCGCTAGACAATTAATCGAAGAGGGACTAATTGACGGCGAGCCTATGTTCCAATTCTGTTTAGGTATTCCGTGGGGTGCAGATAACGACCCTGAAACAATTGAATATTTCAAGACACGTTTACCTGAAAATGCTCACTGGTCAGGTTTCGGCATTGGCATAATGCAATTACCTACTGTTGAAGAAGTAGCAAAACGCGGCGGAAATGTACGTGTTGGTTTAGAAGACAACATTTATCTTTCTAAAGGTGTTAAAGCAACAAATGAACAACTTGTTGAAAAAGCAGTAGAAATTTTAAAAGACCTTGATATTGAGCCAATGACACCTGTAGAAGCACGTGAGAAATATAACTTAAGAGACCCCAAAGGAGGACAAAACTAA
- a CDS encoding 3-hydroxyacyl-CoA dehydrogenase NAD-binding domain-containing protein, with protein MKFAVVGTGVIGSGWITRMLAHGHEVIATDPGEGAYETMLAQVKQNWPYAERMGLAPGASIDNLTFTPHLDEAVKDADLIQENVPEVEEIKDKVLTEIDFYAKPDAIIGSSTSGIMPTELQQNLKHPERLVVAHPFHPVYILPLVEIVPGAQTSEATVAKAEEIYESIGSDVLHVRNEIEGHIADRLMEALWRESLHIVNEGIATTEEVDKAFTHAAGLRYAQYGPFMTFHLAGGNGGMRHMLKQFGPALKKPWTKLIAPELTTDLYNAVVEGCEQSSAGHTMSELDQKRNEFLVRVKELAQEYWPENSAYMKKRTAGYAEV; from the coding sequence ATGAAATTTGCAGTTGTTGGAACAGGTGTAATCGGCAGCGGATGGATTACACGTATGCTCGCACATGGACATGAAGTTATCGCAACAGACCCTGGCGAAGGTGCTTATGAAACAATGTTGGCACAAGTTAAACAAAACTGGCCTTATGCTGAGCGCATGGGATTGGCACCAGGTGCATCTATCGATAATCTGACTTTCACACCTCATTTGGACGAAGCTGTAAAAGATGCTGACTTAATCCAAGAAAATGTACCAGAAGTTGAAGAAATCAAAGATAAAGTACTTACTGAAATTGATTTTTATGCAAAACCAGATGCCATTATCGGCTCTAGTACATCAGGTATCATGCCTACAGAATTACAACAAAACCTTAAACATCCCGAACGTCTTGTTGTTGCACATCCATTCCATCCGGTTTATATTTTACCGCTTGTAGAAATTGTACCTGGTGCACAAACAAGCGAAGCTACTGTCGCAAAAGCAGAAGAAATCTATGAGTCTATCGGCAGTGATGTATTACATGTCCGCAATGAAATCGAAGGTCACATTGCAGACCGCTTGATGGAAGCCTTATGGCGTGAATCATTGCATATTGTCAATGAAGGTATTGCAACAACAGAAGAAGTCGACAAAGCCTTTACACATGCTGCTGGTTTACGTTATGCACAATATGGTCCATTCATGACTTTCCACCTTGCAGGCGGAAACGGCGGTATGCGTCATATGTTGAAACAATTCGGACCAGCATTGAAAAAACCATGGACAAAATTAATTGCACCAGAACTTACAACTGATCTTTATAATGCAGTTGTTGAAGGTTGCGAACAATCATCAGCAGGCCATACAATGTCTGAACTTGATCAAAAACGTAACGAATTCTTAGTCCGTGTTAAAGAACTTGCACAAGAGTATTGGCCAGAAAACAGCGCGTATATGAAAAAACGTACTGCTGGCTATGCGGAGGTTTAA
- a CDS encoding thioesterase family protein — MSEHFTYNVTVQDAWLDHNQHMNDAEYNRVFSDTTDAWLAHLGLDTDTIAEIGYTVFTLENHLIYKKEVPQNEKLSVKVRLIDYDAKRCHVFMELSDSKEDICATYEVMLMGIDTASGRPAPFPDNIMKKVEEESTLEESAENPKELGRQIGIKHK, encoded by the coding sequence ATGTCTGAACATTTCACTTACAATGTAACCGTTCAAGATGCATGGCTTGATCATAACCAGCATATGAACGACGCTGAATACAATCGTGTCTTCAGTGATACAACAGATGCGTGGCTCGCTCACCTTGGCTTAGATACAGACACTATTGCAGAAATCGGTTATACTGTTTTCACTTTGGAAAATCATTTGATTTATAAAAAAGAAGTACCTCAAAACGAGAAACTTTCTGTAAAAGTGCGCTTGATAGATTATGATGCTAAACGCTGCCATGTCTTCATGGAATTATCTGATTCCAAAGAAGACATTTGCGCAACTTATGAAGTGATGTTAATGGGAATAGATACAGCAAGCGGACGCCCTGCTCCTTTCCCAGATAATATAATGAAAAAAGTAGAAGAAGAATCAACATTAGAAGAAAGTGCCGAAAACCCTAAAGAGTTAGGACGTCAAATCGGCATCAAACATAAATAA
- a CDS encoding LysE/ArgO family amino acid transporter, which yields MLQPIIHGFLLALGLILPLGAQNVFVFNQGANQKKLIGALPVIITAGLCDTLLIVLAILGMSLILMSLPILQLIIYIIGLVFLLYMAWSLWKEKPDKLQNFEPMSAKKQIGFALSVSLLNPHAIMDTIGVIGTSASVYNGLDKVLFTAATVSVSWLWFIFLAIAGRLLGSVDKTGRYIVILNKVSSIIILIVSFVIIKNIFKILIP from the coding sequence ATGTTACAACCGATTATCCACGGATTTCTATTAGCGCTGGGCTTGATATTGCCCTTAGGTGCACAAAATGTGTTCGTATTTAACCAAGGTGCAAATCAGAAAAAGTTGATAGGTGCGCTGCCAGTTATTATTACAGCAGGATTGTGCGATACATTGCTGATTGTGCTTGCGATTTTAGGTATGTCACTCATTTTGATGTCATTGCCGATATTACAGTTGATTATTTATATTATCGGTTTGGTGTTTTTACTTTATATGGCCTGGTCATTATGGAAAGAAAAGCCTGATAAACTTCAGAATTTTGAACCGATGAGTGCTAAAAAGCAAATTGGATTTGCGTTATCTGTTTCACTGCTGAATCCACATGCCATTATGGATACAATCGGTGTAATTGGAACGAGTGCTTCTGTTTATAATGGTTTAGATAAAGTATTATTTACGGCTGCAACAGTTTCTGTATCTTGGTTATGGTTTATCTTTTTAGCAATTGCAGGCCGATTATTGGGCTCTGTAGATAAAACAGGCCGATATATAGTGATACTGAACAAGGTATCAAGTATTATTATCTTAATTGTGAGCTTTGTAATTATAAAAAATATCTTCAAAATATTGATCCCTTAA
- a CDS encoding bifunctional cystathionine gamma-lyase/homocysteine desulfhydrase, producing the protein MKKKTQMVHGGHTTDDYTGAVTTPIYQTSTYLQDDIGDLREGYEYSRSGNPTRTALESTIADLEGARFGFAFGSGVAAISAVVMLLDKGDHIVVNSDVYGGTFRVLTKVFKRLGIDADFVDTTHTENIESAIKPETKMLFIETPSNPLLRITDIQASADIARKHNLISVVDNTFMSPYFQNPLALGADIVLHSASKYIGGHSDVIAGLVATDNEELAERIGFIQNSTGGVLGPQDSYLLIRGIKTLGLRMEQVSSNAVAVTEMLSEHPNVEAVYHPSLKDHLNHDVQERQASGHTGVISFVVKDVDAAKAVIRETEYFTLAESLGAVESLISVPALMTHASIPKDVREKEGIADGLIRLSVGIEDTDDLVADLKQALDKLN; encoded by the coding sequence ATGAAAAAGAAAACACAAATGGTACATGGCGGACATACTACTGACGATTACACTGGTGCGGTAACAACACCTATTTATCAAACAAGCACTTATTTACAAGATGATATCGGTGACTTGCGTGAAGGATATGAATATTCACGAAGCGGCAACCCTACACGTACAGCTTTAGAAAGCACAATTGCTGACTTAGAAGGTGCACGTTTTGGTTTCGCATTCGGTTCAGGTGTTGCAGCAATTTCAGCAGTCGTAATGCTATTAGATAAAGGTGATCACATTGTAGTGAATTCAGATGTGTACGGCGGTACATTCCGTGTGTTGACTAAAGTGTTTAAACGTTTAGGTATCGATGCTGATTTCGTTGATACAACACATACTGAAAACATTGAAAGTGCGATTAAACCAGAAACTAAAATGTTATTTATCGAAACACCATCAAATCCATTATTACGTATAACTGATATCCAAGCTTCAGCTGATATCGCACGTAAACACAATTTGATTTCAGTTGTAGATAATACATTCATGTCACCTTACTTCCAAAATCCATTAGCTTTAGGTGCTGATATCGTATTGCATTCAGCTTCTAAATATATTGGCGGACACAGTGACGTTATTGCTGGATTAGTTGCGACTGATAATGAAGAGTTAGCTGAACGTATTGGTTTCATTCAAAATTCAACAGGCGGCGTTTTAGGACCGCAAGACAGTTATTTATTAATTCGTGGTATTAAAACATTAGGCTTACGTATGGAACAAGTAAGCAGCAATGCGGTTGCAGTGACTGAAATGTTATCAGAACACCCTAATGTTGAAGCGGTTTACCACCCAAGCTTGAAAGATCATTTAAACCACGATGTACAAGAACGTCAAGCATCAGGTCATACTGGAGTTATCTCATTTGTAGTTAAAGATGTGGATGCTGCTAAAGCTGTTATTCGTGAAACAGAATATTTCACATTAGCAGAAAGCTTAGGTGCGGTTGAAAGTTTAATCTCTGTTCCAGCACTTATGACACATGCATCTATTCCTAAAGATGTACGTGAAAAAGAAGGTATCGCTGATGGATTAATCCGTTTGTCAGTAGGTATTGAAGATACAGATGATTTAGTTGCAGACTTAAAACAAGCTCTAGATAAATTAAATTAA
- a CDS encoding PLP-dependent cysteine synthase family protein: protein MIAFDLIGNTPLVKLESFSDDNVEIYAKLEQYNPGGSVKDRLGKYLVEQALERGQIKRGDTIVEASAGNTGIGLTIAANHYGLRCVIYAPEGFAAEKISIMEALGAEVIRTPQNGGMMGAQKAAKAYAEEHGAYYTNQFETEDNPGAYRETLAQEILNELPEIDYFVAGVGSGGTFTGTAEGLAERKAKNILIEPEGSILNGGPRHLHDTEGIGSEKWPDFLEKDIVSEILTISDADAFKNVKRLALQEGILAGSSSGAALQGALEMKARLDKGVIVTIFPDGSDRYMSKSIFNYQSK from the coding sequence ATGATTGCATTTGATTTAATCGGCAATACGCCTCTTGTCAAATTGGAATCGTTCAGCGATGATAACGTTGAAATCTATGCAAAGTTAGAACAGTATAATCCTGGCGGCAGTGTTAAAGATCGTTTAGGTAAATATCTGGTTGAACAAGCATTAGAACGTGGACAAATTAAACGCGGCGATACGATTGTAGAAGCTTCAGCCGGTAACACAGGAATCGGCTTAACAATTGCAGCAAATCATTATGGATTGCGTTGTGTGATTTATGCACCTGAAGGATTTGCGGCCGAAAAAATATCTATTATGGAAGCACTAGGTGCAGAAGTTATCCGTACACCGCAAAATGGCGGCATGATGGGTGCGCAGAAGGCTGCGAAAGCATATGCAGAAGAACATGGAGCATATTACACAAACCAATTCGAAACAGAGGATAATCCGGGTGCTTATCGTGAAACTTTAGCACAAGAAATTTTAAATGAATTACCGGAAATTGACTATTTCGTAGCAGGTGTCGGTTCTGGCGGTACTTTTACAGGCACAGCAGAAGGCTTAGCGGAACGCAAGGCCAAAAACATTTTAATCGAGCCTGAAGGTTCTATTTTGAATGGCGGACCTAGACATTTGCATGATACAGAAGGAATTGGTTCTGAAAAATGGCCGGATTTCTTAGAAAAAGATATAGTCTCAGAGATTTTAACTATCAGTGATGCAGATGCATTTAAAAATGTAAAACGTCTTGCGTTGCAAGAAGGTATTTTAGCAGGCAGTTCATCGGGGGCTGCATTGCAAGGTGCTTTAGAAATGAAAGCACGTCTAGACAAGGGAGTTATCGTAACAATTTTCCCAGACGGCAGCGACCGTTATATGTCTAAATCTATTTTTAATTATCAAAGCAAGTAA
- a CDS encoding sodium-dependent transporter: MSKQSQWKTSTGFILASAGSAIGLGAMWKFPYMAGVYGGGAFLLMFLVFTIFIGLPLLIMEFTIGKLGRTYTTAIFGKLSGKKWTNIIGWSGNLAVFVLFGFYSVVGGWIIIYIAQVAMQLVGLGSGTLGSIHFDQVISNPVYTIIGQGIFILITMVIVMLGVEHGLEKASKVMMPLLFVFLILIVIKSLSLDGAAEGVRFILEPRMEDLSMQGVLFALGQSFFALSLGTTGMITYASYAPKEMTIKTSALSIVIMNIIVSLLAGLAIFPAINAFGYKPEEGPGLLFKVLPRVFEQMSFGAGFYLIFLILFLFAALTSSISLLELNVSIFTKNDNRKRTKVAVIGSVLVFLISIPATLSFSSLSGIHFGAGSIFDNMDFLVSNILMPLGAFATTLFVGQLLKMKDLEKVFGRDRLKLFVPWYYLVKYVLPVVILLVFVMQLFK; encoded by the coding sequence GTGTCTAAACAATCACAATGGAAAACGTCAACAGGATTTATATTAGCAAGTGCGGGCTCCGCAATTGGACTCGGTGCGATGTGGAAGTTCCCATATATGGCCGGAGTATATGGTGGTGGCGCGTTCTTACTTATGTTTTTAGTATTTACAATTTTTATCGGCTTACCGTTATTGATTATGGAATTTACAATTGGTAAACTCGGCCGTACTTATACCACTGCAATTTTTGGTAAACTTTCTGGAAAAAAATGGACAAATATCATCGGATGGAGCGGAAATCTTGCTGTATTCGTACTATTTGGATTTTACAGTGTTGTCGGTGGATGGATTATTATCTATATTGCACAAGTAGCTATGCAACTTGTCGGTTTAGGAAGCGGAACGCTTGGAAGTATTCACTTTGATCAAGTTATCAGTAACCCTGTTTATACTATTATAGGACAAGGTATTTTTATTTTAATTACAATGGTCATCGTTATGCTGGGTGTGGAACATGGTTTAGAGAAAGCCTCTAAAGTGATGATGCCATTACTTTTTGTTTTTCTTATTCTCATTGTCATTAAATCTCTGTCACTAGACGGTGCAGCTGAAGGTGTACGTTTTATTTTAGAACCGCGTATGGAAGATCTTTCTATGCAAGGTGTACTCTTTGCGTTAGGACAATCTTTCTTTGCCTTATCGCTCGGTACCACAGGCATGATCACTTATGCGAGTTACGCGCCAAAAGAAATGACAATTAAAACGTCAGCATTATCTATTGTGATTATGAATATTATTGTGTCATTGCTTGCTGGACTTGCAATTTTCCCAGCAATTAACGCATTCGGATACAAACCAGAAGAAGGACCAGGATTACTATTTAAAGTATTGCCGCGTGTATTTGAACAAATGAGTTTTGGAGCAGGTTTCTACTTGATTTTCCTTATCTTATTCTTATTTGCGGCACTTACTTCATCTATTTCACTGCTTGAATTGAATGTTTCCATCTTTACAAAGAACGACAATCGAAAACGTACGAAAGTAGCAGTGATCGGCAGTGTGCTGGTGTTCTTAATCAGTATACCTGCGACACTTTCATTCAGTAGTTTAAGTGGTATTCATTTTGGGGCAGGAAGCATCTTCGATAATATGGATTTCCTAGTCTCTAATATTTTGATGCCTTTAGGTGCATTTGCAACAACGCTCTTTGTAGGCCAATTATTGAAAATGAAAGATTTGGAAAAAGTCTTTGGACGAGATCGTCTTAAACTATTTGTACCGTGGTATTATCTCGTGAAGTATGTTTTACCGGTAGTTATCTTATTAGTATTTGTGATGCAATTATTTAAATAG
- a CDS encoding TetR/AcrR family transcriptional regulator, with protein MKNEIIDNAIELFAQKSYYGCTLDELAKSVDIKKASLYYYFPSKAAIYRECAQRCFNFFERVIEIENKKNPDTLHLGNLKKFILKTVFDTDINYLRLYLQFTQAPEEFKEELYEGVASLHKALDVTFKRYYDANDIEISFESFRELVLDVMESGFIRTTFINYFDELSYRRKTLQLDVANMLDSLFELKEAAKGH; from the coding sequence TTGAAAAATGAAATTATAGACAATGCAATTGAATTGTTTGCGCAAAAAAGCTATTATGGTTGTACTTTAGACGAACTTGCTAAAAGCGTAGATATTAAGAAAGCAAGCTTGTATTATTATTTTCCGAGCAAAGCAGCAATTTATCGCGAATGTGCGCAACGCTGTTTTAATTTTTTTGAGCGTGTCATTGAAATAGAAAATAAAAAGAACCCAGATACACTTCATTTAGGAAACTTGAAAAAGTTTATTCTTAAGACTGTATTTGACACTGATATTAACTATCTACGTTTATATCTGCAATTCACACAAGCACCAGAGGAATTTAAAGAAGAACTATATGAAGGTGTGGCAAGTTTGCATAAAGCCTTGGATGTTACTTTCAAACGTTACTATGATGCTAATGATATAGAGATTTCTTTTGAAAGTTTCCGTGAATTAGTTTTAGACGTTATGGAAAGTGGTTTCATCCGTACTACATTCATTAATTATTTTGATGAACTGAGTTATAGACGTAAAACTTTACAATTGGATGTTGCGAATATGTTAGATTCATTATTTGAATTGAAAGAAGCAGCAAAAGGACATTAA
- a CDS encoding alpha/beta hydrolase — MLKVKAPKNLYLKGGERAVLLLHSFTGTIQDIKEVAEALNEEGFTCYAPCYTGHGLPVSEFVKYDIQDWWKDVEAAYHFLQAEGYQEIDVIGVSLGGIFSLKLAEQFEVGRVVGMSIPYEKREKGVIERLNTYGERLQHYILCTDDEQTEEMARIRDYETGAQRFEAFTDATMKELKNITAPTLLMYGGQDDPSYRESAFKVAEALTKVDDKEVVCFENAGHLMPRSEDKSAIIERIVDFLCKA, encoded by the coding sequence ATGTTGAAAGTTAAAGCGCCAAAAAACCTTTATTTGAAAGGTGGGGAGCGTGCAGTTTTATTACTTCATTCATTTACGGGCACCATCCAAGATATTAAAGAGGTTGCTGAAGCTCTGAATGAAGAAGGATTTACTTGTTATGCGCCTTGTTACACTGGACATGGGCTGCCCGTTTCTGAATTTGTGAAATATGATATTCAAGATTGGTGGAAAGATGTTGAAGCAGCATATCACTTTTTACAAGCGGAAGGTTATCAAGAAATTGATGTAATCGGTGTTTCTTTAGGCGGCATTTTTTCTCTTAAACTCGCAGAACAATTTGAGGTTGGTCGTGTGGTAGGAATGTCTATTCCATATGAAAAAAGAGAAAAAGGTGTCATAGAACGTTTGAATACGTATGGAGAACGGTTGCAGCATTATATTTTATGTACAGATGACGAACAAACTGAAGAAATGGCTCGCATTCGTGATTATGAAACCGGAGCACAACGGTTTGAAGCTTTTACTGATGCAACAATGAAAGAATTAAAAAATATAACGGCACCAACTTTATTGATGTATGGGGGACAAGATGACCCTTCTTATCGTGAAAGTGCATTTAAAGTAGCAGAAGCATTAACAAAGGTTGATGACAAAGAAGTGGTATGTTTTGAAAATGCTGGGCATCTAATGCCGCGCAGTGAAGACAAATCGGCAATTATAGAGAGAATTGTAGATTTTCTATGTAAAGCATGA
- a CDS encoding isoprenylcysteine carboxyl methyltransferase family protein produces MITFILLIFFAIRLYTLYISIQHERALKAEGAKQHGVKNSKYLAITHTLIYVSAIITAIIQHPRFDFISLVGLILLVFSYIVLFMVIRTLGSIWTLKIYILKKHRIVEQGIFKYIKHPNYFLNIIPELIGVVLLTHAYSTALLFIPYALFLYIRIQQEEQAMAHLY; encoded by the coding sequence ATGATTACTTTTATATTATTGATATTTTTTGCGATCAGATTATATACACTCTATATTTCAATTCAGCACGAACGTGCCTTGAAAGCTGAGGGCGCAAAGCAACATGGTGTTAAGAATTCGAAATATCTTGCGATAACACATACGTTAATCTACGTTTCAGCAATCATCACAGCGATAATACAGCATCCAAGGTTTGATTTTATTTCGTTAGTTGGATTGATCTTATTAGTTTTCAGTTATATCGTACTTTTTATGGTTATTCGTACTTTAGGATCAATTTGGACGCTGAAGATTTATATTTTGAAAAAGCATCGTATTGTAGAACAAGGTATTTTTAAATACATTAAACATCCTAATTACTTTTTGAATATTATTCCTGAACTTATAGGAGTAGTTCTGCTGACACATGCTTATTCAACAGCTTTATTGTTTATTCCTTATGCACTTTTTTTATATATACGTATTCAACAAGAAGAACAAGCAATGGCACATCTATATTAA
- a CDS encoding type 1 glutamine amidotransferase domain-containing protein gives MKVVKKVLIVNTSTDHFADSDVPTGLWLGELVHFYDLMHQNHVQIDIVNTKGGLTPIDPVSTSRFMLDKLTKKYLNDDTFMTLLKNSPSIKEITPTDYNAVYFTGGHGVMYDFPGNPDIQRVISAVRENGGVVSAVCHGICAFLNFKGLDGRYYVDGKRLTGFSNLEEKLANRKKLVPFMLEDKLKEEGADYSRAFLPFRPYVVEDGHLVTGQNPQSPKGVAEKVLYLLNVK, from the coding sequence ATGAAAGTGGTTAAGAAAGTTTTAATTGTTAACACAAGTACAGATCATTTTGCAGATTCAGATGTTCCAACAGGATTATGGTTAGGAGAACTCGTACACTTCTATGATTTAATGCACCAAAACCACGTACAAATTGATATCGTAAATACTAAAGGCGGCCTGACTCCGATTGACCCAGTCAGTACGTCACGTTTTATGTTAGACAAATTAACTAAGAAATATTTAAACGACGATACATTTATGACCTTATTGAAAAACTCTCCTTCTATTAAAGAAATAACACCAACTGATTACAATGCTGTTTATTTTACTGGCGGACACGGTGTAATGTATGATTTCCCAGGAAATCCAGATATTCAACGTGTGATTTCAGCAGTGAGAGAAAATGGAGGTGTTGTTTCAGCTGTTTGTCATGGCATTTGCGCATTCCTTAATTTCAAAGGCTTAGACGGACGCTATTATGTTGATGGCAAACGCTTAACAGGCTTTTCAAACTTAGAAGAAAAATTAGCAAACCGAAAAAAACTAGTACCATTTATGCTTGAAGATAAACTAAAAGAAGAAGGCGCAGATTACAGCAGAGCCTTTTTACCATTCCGTCCTTACGTCGTAGAAGATGGTCATTTAGTAACTGGACAAAATCCGCAATCTCCTAAAGGCGTCGCAGAAAAAGTACTCTACTTACTAAATGTGAAATAA
- a CDS encoding HTH domain-containing protein produces the protein MEQAFRILNIYTRLVQQQTVNKSDLAERFNVNKRTIQRDIDNLRNYLYENGSWHTQILYDTKTESYYLNLPDLINPKTFYNQNQIPVTFEMTQEVFRILRPYYTSEIIQNINSEVIRVRMNISEQNARTLAFIYHSKIRVIAPDNLLQKVIDDMMEMQKTYLKQEIKTNSGGTT, from the coding sequence ATGGAACAAGCATTTAGAATATTAAATATCTACACAAGGTTAGTTCAACAGCAAACTGTAAACAAGTCTGATTTAGCAGAACGCTTTAATGTCAATAAACGCACAATCCAACGTGATATCGACAATCTAAGAAACTATTTATATGAAAATGGTTCTTGGCATACTCAGATTTTATATGATACCAAAACTGAAAGTTATTACCTTAATCTCCCTGATTTAATCAATCCCAAAACTTTTTATAACCAAAATCAAATTCCAGTCACCTTTGAGATGACACAAGAAGTATTTCGTATACTTCGTCCTTATTATACATCTGAGATTATACAAAATATTAATTCTGAAGTTATTCGCGTACGCATGAATATTTCAGAGCAGAATGCCCGTACTCTCGCTTTTATTTATCACTCCAAAATTCGTGTCATCGCGCCCGATAATCTCTTACAAAAAGTGATAGACGACATGATGGAGATGCAAAAAACGTATTTAAAACAAGAAATCAAAACAAATTCAGGAGGAACAACTTGA
- a CDS encoding DUF805 domain-containing protein, producing MYCSKCGAELNPSDAFCARCGKPITSNSNTTASANATNQLNIWQNYQAFWQNFINFNGKTKRTPFWVSTVLNILITTILLIIGIAGRDELTGQASPILYIAILFIIVTFCPQLAITYRRFNDAKKRKWSIWANLILPIDPIMEIVNGTGSPISSLLLFITIGLFIYNSIILISPSKESI from the coding sequence ATGTATTGCAGTAAATGTGGTGCTGAACTAAATCCAAGCGATGCTTTTTGTGCTCGCTGCGGAAAACCGATTACTTCAAATTCCAACACAACAGCATCTGCCAACGCTACAAATCAATTAAATATTTGGCAGAATTACCAAGCTTTTTGGCAAAATTTCATTAACTTTAATGGTAAAACAAAACGAACACCTTTTTGGGTGAGTACCGTTTTAAACATTCTTATTACAACGATATTATTGATTATCGGTATTGCAGGAAGAGATGAATTAACAGGACAAGCTTCTCCGATATTGTATATAGCAATTCTCTTTATTATTGTAACCTTCTGTCCTCAACTCGCAATCACATACCGTCGTTTCAATGATGCAAAGAAACGCAAATGGAGTATTTGGGCGAATCTTATTTTACCTATAGACCCTATTATGGAAATCGTCAACGGTACAGGTAGTCCTATTTCATCGTTACTCCTTTTCATCACAATCGGTCTATTCATCTACAATTCCATCATTTTAATTTCACCATCAAAGGAGAGTATCTAA